From the genome of Pseudomonas yamanorum, one region includes:
- the hflK gene encoding protease modulator HflK yields the protein MRVDLDADDVAIEGLPRFQQGLFHARRLRQAGIALTVLAVGGWMLALFVALFAPLSIWPVVLINCASALLVLVAGVQSAWWVADWRAMALEEPAARLIEQPLPQEEPGWLNRQFGRVGNGLLVQIGAPVFWLCGWSLLALFSVLEFWSLTLPAAAVGQAASVGAAIALALAFGLLVFERRMAQESTAQWPEAAQLAQLSRVAIICLVISAICLLFAGEESVWPLRLAVLIGLLPALVALEFLLRGLLSLFSPRQERLEPRLMAQSFIAGMLRWPPQPLLALQHELHNRFGIDLRQIWAFTYMRRAFLPVLVVVLAVGWLLTGVHEVALQSRGIYERFGKPVEVFGPGLHAGLPWPLGRVLNVENGVVHELATSVGEAANTDVAPAEGPAPLIANRLWDATHVNDKAQVIASSSGDKQSFQIVNMDVRFVYRIGLTDQAALAATYNSADVPTLIRSTASRILVHEFASRTLDELLGEERNNLADDIGKAVQADLKTLDSGVEILATVVEAIHPPSGAANAYHAVQAAQIGAQALISRERGAASEQTNQALLQASTARDQAQATAHEVSAGAQAADLRFSAEQKAYQQAGQAFVLEQYLSQLSQGLAHAKLLILDHRLGASGAPTIDLRSFTLPADPAVPRKAVQ from the coding sequence ATGCGAGTGGATCTAGACGCTGATGACGTGGCCATCGAAGGGTTGCCGCGGTTTCAGCAAGGGTTGTTTCATGCCCGCCGTTTAAGGCAGGCCGGCATTGCCCTGACGGTGCTGGCGGTCGGCGGCTGGATGCTGGCGCTGTTTGTGGCGCTGTTCGCCCCGCTGTCGATCTGGCCGGTGGTACTGATCAACTGCGCCTCGGCATTGCTGGTGCTGGTGGCCGGTGTTCAGTCGGCCTGGTGGGTCGCGGATTGGCGGGCCATGGCGCTGGAGGAGCCGGCTGCACGGCTGATCGAGCAGCCGCTGCCACAAGAAGAACCTGGCTGGCTTAACCGGCAGTTCGGTCGCGTCGGCAATGGCTTGCTGGTGCAAATTGGCGCGCCGGTGTTCTGGCTGTGTGGCTGGTCGTTGCTGGCGCTGTTCAGCGTCCTGGAATTCTGGAGCCTAACCTTGCCCGCCGCTGCAGTGGGCCAGGCTGCCAGTGTGGGCGCGGCCATTGCCTTGGCACTGGCATTCGGCTTGCTGGTGTTTGAACGCCGCATGGCCCAGGAAAGCACCGCCCAATGGCCGGAAGCCGCGCAACTCGCGCAATTGAGCCGGGTGGCGATTATCTGCCTGGTGATCAGTGCGATTTGTCTGCTGTTCGCCGGTGAAGAATCCGTCTGGCCGCTGCGCCTGGCCGTGTTGATCGGCCTGTTGCCGGCCCTGGTGGCGCTGGAGTTTCTGTTAAGAGGCTTGCTGTCGCTGTTCAGCCCGCGCCAAGAGCGGCTTGAACCGCGCCTGATGGCGCAAAGTTTTATCGCCGGGATGCTGCGCTGGCCGCCGCAACCGTTGCTCGCCTTGCAGCACGAACTGCACAACCGTTTCGGCATCGACCTGCGACAGATCTGGGCCTTTACCTACATGCGCCGGGCGTTCCTGCCGGTACTGGTGGTGGTGCTGGCTGTAGGTTGGTTGCTGACCGGCGTGCATGAAGTCGCTCTGCAAAGCCGTGGGATTTATGAACGCTTTGGCAAGCCGGTGGAGGTCTTCGGGCCTGGCCTGCATGCCGGTTTGCCGTGGCCGCTGGGCCGCGTGCTGAACGTGGAGAACGGCGTGGTCCATGAGCTGGCCACCAGCGTTGGCGAAGCGGCAAACACCGACGTCGCTCCGGCCGAGGGCCCGGCGCCGTTGATCGCCAACCGCCTCTGGGACGCTACCCATGTGAATGACAAAGCCCAGGTGATTGCCAGCAGCAGCGGCGACAAACAGAGCTTCCAGATCGTCAATATGGATGTGCGCTTCGTGTACCGCATCGGCTTGACCGACCAGGCCGCACTCGCCGCCACCTATAACAGTGCCGATGTGCCCACGCTCATCCGCAGTACCGCCAGCCGCATCCTCGTCCACGAATTTGCCTCGCGAACCCTCGATGAATTGCTGGGTGAAGAACGCAACAACCTCGCCGATGACATTGGCAAGGCGGTGCAAGCGGACCTGAAGACACTCGACAGCGGCGTGGAAATCCTCGCCACCGTGGTGGAAGCCATTCACCCGCCTTCCGGTGCGGCCAACGCTTACCACGCGGTTCAGGCCGCACAGATTGGCGCCCAGGCGCTGATTTCCCGAGAGCGCGGCGCTGCCAGCGAGCAAACCAACCAGGCGTTGCTGCAAGCCAGCACAGCCCGCGACCAGGCCCAGGCCACGGCTCACGAAGTCAGTGCTGGCGCCCAGGCAGCAGACCTGCGCTTCAGCGCCGAACAAAAGGCCTATCAACAAGCGGGCCAGGCCTTCGTGCTGGAGCAGTACCTGAGCCAACTGAGCCAGGGCCTGGCCCACGCCAAATTACTCATTCTTGATCATCGCCTGGGCGCCAGTGGCGCACCGACCATCGATCTGCGTTCCTTTACCTTACCGGCTGACCCTGCGGTGCCGCGTAAAGCCGTTCAATAA
- the hflC gene encoding protease modulator HflC — MLSAHSHDHAGHGHHHGHHHHHHGDEQEAGPFPWRRMGWAVLLVLFAVAAASLVQVRSGEATVITRFGNPSRVLLEPGLGWRWPAPFEAAIPVDLRLRTTSSGLQDVGTRDGLRIIVQAYVAWQVQGDPDNVQRFMRAVQNQPDEAARQIRTFVGSALETTAASFDLANLVNTDASQVRIADFEAQLRQQIDQQLLTTYGVRVVQVGVERLTLPSVTLAATVDRMRAERETIATERTAVGKREAAQIRSAAERDARIVQADATVKAADIEAQSRVEAAQIYGRAYAGNPQLYNLLRSLDTLGTVVTPGTKIILRTDAAPFRALVDGPKDIQP, encoded by the coding sequence CTGTTGAGCGCTCATTCTCACGATCACGCGGGCCATGGTCACCACCACGGCCATCATCATCACCATCACGGTGATGAACAGGAAGCCGGCCCGTTCCCTTGGCGGCGTATGGGCTGGGCGGTGTTGCTGGTGCTGTTCGCCGTCGCCGCGGCGAGCCTGGTGCAGGTGCGTTCCGGTGAAGCCACGGTGATTACCCGTTTCGGCAACCCGTCGCGGGTATTGCTGGAACCTGGCCTGGGCTGGCGCTGGCCCGCCCCGTTCGAAGCGGCGATCCCGGTGGACCTGCGCCTGCGCACCACCTCCAGCGGTTTGCAGGATGTGGGCACCCGCGATGGCCTGCGAATCATCGTGCAGGCCTACGTGGCCTGGCAGGTGCAGGGCGACCCCGACAATGTGCAGCGCTTTATGCGCGCGGTGCAGAACCAGCCGGATGAAGCGGCGCGGCAGATTCGCACCTTTGTCGGCTCGGCGCTGGAAACCACCGCCGCCAGTTTCGACCTGGCCAACCTGGTGAACACCGATGCCAGCCAGGTGCGTATTGCTGATTTTGAAGCGCAACTGCGCCAGCAGATTGATCAACAATTGCTCACTACCTACGGCGTGCGCGTGGTGCAGGTGGGCGTTGAACGGCTGACCTTGCCCTCGGTGACCCTCGCCGCCACCGTCGACCGCATGCGCGCCGAGCGCGAGACCATCGCCACTGAACGCACGGCCGTGGGCAAGCGTGAGGCGGCGCAGATTCGTTCGGCTGCCGAGCGTGATGCGCGGATCGTCCAGGCCGACGCCACGGTGAAAGCCGCCGATATCGAAGCGCAATCCCGGGTCGAAGCCGCGCAGATTTATGGCCGGGCCTACGCCGGCAATCCGCAGTTGTACAACCTGCTGCGCTCACTCGACACCCTGGGCACAGTTGTCACACCGGGTACCAAAATCATCCTGCGCACCGACGCTGCGCCGTTCCGCGCTTTGGTGGATGGGCCGAAGGATATTCAGCCATGA
- the hflK gene encoding protease modulator HflK translates to MSERESLDSPWIQAGRLTFLALYAVTVLAALAWAFSNVRQIDPQNRAVVLHFGALDRIQNAGLLLAWPRPFEQVVLLPAADRVIERRVENLLRSDAATQADRVASFATPLSDALAGSGYLLTGDAGVVQLDVRVFYKVTEPYAFVLQGDHVLPALDRLVTRSAVVLTAARDLDTILVARPELIGADNQAAERRERLRGDLVRGINQRLADLTSTGLGLGIEVTRVDVQSSLPGPAVNAFNAVLTASQQADKAVANARTDAEKLTQTANQDADRAVQVAHAQASERLANAQAQTATVASLAQVKDPGLLLRLYRERLPKILGQAGSVTTVDPKDDSRLIIQGAEQ, encoded by the coding sequence ATGAGTGAGCGGGAAAGCCTCGACAGCCCGTGGATCCAGGCTGGACGGCTGACGTTCCTGGCGCTGTATGCGGTGACGGTGTTGGCCGCATTGGCATGGGCGTTTTCCAACGTGCGGCAGATCGACCCGCAGAACCGCGCCGTGGTGTTGCACTTCGGCGCGCTGGACCGGATCCAGAATGCCGGGCTGCTGCTGGCCTGGCCGCGTCCGTTCGAGCAAGTGGTGCTGTTGCCCGCAGCGGACCGGGTAATCGAGCGCCGGGTGGAGAACCTGCTGCGTTCCGATGCGGCCACCCAAGCCGACCGCGTGGCCAGTTTTGCCACGCCGCTGAGCGACGCCCTGGCCGGCTCCGGCTACCTGCTGACCGGCGATGCCGGGGTGGTGCAACTGGATGTGCGGGTCTTCTACAAGGTTACCGAGCCCTATGCATTTGTGTTGCAGGGCGATCATGTTCTGCCGGCGCTGGATCGACTGGTCACCCGCAGCGCCGTGGTGCTGACCGCTGCGCGAGACCTGGACACCATTCTGGTGGCGCGCCCCGAGCTGATCGGCGCCGACAACCAGGCTGCCGAACGCCGCGAACGGCTGCGCGGTGATCTGGTGCGAGGCATCAATCAACGCCTGGCCGACCTGACGTCCACCGGCCTTGGCCTGGGCATCGAAGTCACCCGGGTCGACGTGCAATCAAGCCTGCCGGGCCCGGCGGTCAACGCCTTCAACGCGGTACTGACCGCCAGCCAGCAAGCCGACAAGGCCGTAGCCAATGCGCGCACCGACGCCGAGAAACTCACCCAGACCGCCAACCAGGACGCCGACCGTGCTGTCCAGGTAGCTCACGCCCAGGCCAGCGAGCGTCTGGCCAACGCCCAGGCACAAACCGCCACCGTCGCCAGCCTGGCCCAGGTCAAAGACCCCGGCCTGCTGCTGCGCCTGTACCGCGAACGCCTGCCGAAGATTCTCGGCCAGGCCGGCTCCGTGACCACGGTTGACCCTAAAGACGATTCCCGCCTGATCATTCAGGGAGCCGAACAATGA
- a CDS encoding cation-translocating P-type ATPase: MTAHAAPILSSAEQRSAARQLTLAMLALGLLSLGLVWRWLAPDQTGVSQLLLGVASLLVAVPVMRSAWYSLRYPSLHGITDQLIALAMLGAWATGDLLTAALLPIIMIFGHVLEERSVIGSQEAIHALGKLTRSHARLVQADGTILEVDNGILKTGDIVEVRAGDRVPADGVVLSGQASLDTAPITGESVPLEASVGVQVFGGAINLDGLLRLEVTRTGNESTLGKVIALMQSAERSKPPITRLLERYAGSYMVLVLLLAAVTWFVTNDAQAMLAVLVAACPCALVLSAPATAIAGIAVAARHGILIRSSAFLEELADLTSLVVDKTGTLTFGTLRLQSIDTREPDRQVLLNLAASLGSASSHPVSRALAGLATQEQMLVLSDIRERQGLGVVAQTGQGEAALGRPELFEQLGIPTTAVPNHDGPIAGLALNGQFLAWLLLADSVKPEARQAMKELRELGLGRQLLLTGDRQSVADSLALEVGISDVEAQALPEDKLNRVLGEIGSGFRPMVVGDGINDSLALKAGVVGVAMGAGGADIALASADVVLIGSDLRRLGTCVRLSRQCRHTLQVNVIIGLGWTLAIVVFAAFGWLGAAGAMIAAVLHNLSTLLVLGNAGRLLRFQEPLLKLEE, encoded by the coding sequence ATGACCGCCCACGCCGCCCCGATACTCTCATCGGCCGAACAACGCAGCGCCGCCCGGCAACTGACCCTGGCGATGCTCGCCTTGGGCTTGCTCAGCCTGGGCCTGGTATGGCGCTGGCTGGCGCCGGACCAGACCGGCGTGAGCCAACTGCTGCTGGGCGTCGCCTCATTGCTGGTGGCCGTGCCCGTGATGCGCTCGGCCTGGTACAGCCTGCGTTATCCGAGCCTGCATGGCATCACCGACCAACTGATCGCCCTGGCCATGCTCGGCGCCTGGGCCACCGGCGACCTGCTGACCGCTGCGCTGCTGCCGATCATCATGATCTTCGGCCATGTGCTGGAAGAGCGCAGTGTCATCGGCTCCCAGGAAGCGATTCATGCCCTAGGCAAATTGACCCGCAGCCATGCGCGCCTGGTGCAGGCGGACGGGACCATTCTGGAAGTCGACAACGGCATCCTGAAGACCGGCGATATCGTCGAAGTGCGTGCCGGTGACCGGGTGCCCGCCGATGGCGTGGTGCTGTCGGGCCAGGCCAGCCTGGACACTGCGCCGATCACCGGCGAATCGGTGCCGCTTGAGGCCAGTGTTGGCGTGCAGGTGTTTGGTGGCGCGATCAACCTCGACGGCCTGCTGCGCCTGGAAGTGACCCGCACCGGCAATGAGTCGACCCTGGGCAAAGTCATCGCCCTGATGCAGAGCGCCGAACGTTCCAAGCCGCCGATCACCCGATTGCTGGAGCGCTACGCCGGCAGTTATATGGTGCTGGTGCTGTTGCTGGCGGCGGTCACCTGGTTTGTCACCAATGACGCCCAGGCGATGCTCGCGGTGCTGGTGGCTGCATGCCCGTGTGCATTGGTGTTGTCGGCTCCGGCCACGGCAATTGCGGGCATTGCGGTGGCGGCGCGTCACGGCATTCTGATTCGCAGCTCGGCATTTCTCGAAGAGCTTGCAGACCTGACGTCACTGGTGGTCGACAAGACCGGCACTCTGACGTTTGGCACCCTGCGTTTGCAGTCCATCGACACCCGCGAGCCGGATCGGCAAGTGCTGCTCAACCTGGCGGCCAGCCTCGGCTCCGCCAGCAGCCACCCGGTCAGCCGGGCATTGGCGGGGTTGGCGACTCAGGAACAAATGCTGGTGCTGTCGGATATTCGCGAGCGCCAGGGCCTCGGTGTGGTCGCGCAGACCGGGCAGGGCGAAGCCGCCCTCGGTCGGCCGGAATTGTTTGAACAACTGGGCATCCCGACCACGGCAGTCCCCAACCACGATGGCCCGATTGCCGGGCTGGCGCTGAACGGGCAATTCCTCGCCTGGCTGTTGCTGGCGGACAGCGTGAAACCTGAAGCCCGCCAGGCAATGAAGGAGCTGCGTGAACTGGGCCTGGGTCGCCAACTGTTGCTGACGGGCGACCGCCAAAGCGTGGCCGACAGCCTGGCGTTGGAAGTGGGCATCAGCGACGTCGAAGCCCAGGCTTTGCCGGAAGACAAGCTCAACCGCGTGCTGGGGGAAATCGGCAGCGGCTTCCGGCCGATGGTGGTGGGCGACGGGATCAACGATTCCCTGGCGCTCAAGGCGGGTGTGGTCGGCGTGGCGATGGGCGCGGGCGGGGCGGATATCGCCTTGGCGTCGGCGGATGTGGTGCTGATCGGTAGCGACCTGCGGCGCTTGGGTACCTGTGTGCGCTTGAGTCGCCAGTGCCGGCACACGTTGCAGGTCAATGTGATTATCGGCCTGGGCTGGACGTTGGCGATCGTGGTGTTCGCCGCATTTGGCTGGCTGGGCGCGGCGGGAGCGATGATTGCGGCGGTGTTGCACAACCTCAGTACGCTGCTGGTGCTGGGTAATGCGGGGCGTCTGTTGCGGTTCCAGGAGCCGTTATTGAAACTCGAGGAATAA
- the bufA2 gene encoding BufA2 family periplasmic bufferin-type metallophore, producing MNIKSAAAGAALAIAAAGMFAGVATQVQAADAQVHCYGVNACKGQNDCKTKDHACKGMGSCKGQGFLSMSKAMCDQKGGKVGE from the coding sequence ATGAACATCAAATCCGCTGCTGCTGGTGCCGCCCTCGCTATCGCCGCTGCTGGCATGTTTGCCGGTGTTGCCACTCAGGTGCAGGCAGCAGACGCCCAGGTCCATTGCTATGGCGTCAACGCCTGCAAAGGCCAGAACGACTGCAAAACCAAAGACCACGCTTGCAAAGGCATGGGTTCTTGCAAAGGCCAGGGCTTCCTGTCGATGAGCAAAGCGATGTGCGATCAGAAAGGCGGCAAAGTCGGCGAGTAA
- the bufB gene encoding MNIO family bufferin maturase: MSASLPSLGYGLGLRSEYYQQILEQSPAVDWFEVISENYLVQGGKALYYLDAIAERYPLVMHGVSLSIGGPHALDIDYLKQLKQLSERIQPAWVSDHLCWSRGNAHQLHDLLPLPYTEESLYHVAGRVRQVQDVLQRPFVLENVSSYVRSKADEFTEWEFLNALTHLTGCQLLLDVNNVYVSSRNHGFDAWEFIRNLPPESIRQLHLAGHMDYGDYVIDTHDHPVCDPVWALYQQTLEHLGPVSTLLERDDHFPPFQELLDELSKARELGASALDRRALCA, encoded by the coding sequence ATGTCCGCTTCCCTTCCGAGTCTGGGTTACGGCCTGGGTTTACGCAGCGAGTACTACCAGCAGATCCTTGAACAATCGCCGGCCGTGGATTGGTTCGAAGTGATCTCCGAGAATTATCTGGTGCAGGGCGGCAAGGCCTTGTACTACCTGGACGCGATAGCCGAGCGTTATCCCCTGGTGATGCATGGCGTGTCCCTGTCCATTGGTGGACCCCATGCCCTCGATATCGATTACCTGAAACAACTCAAGCAGCTCTCCGAACGCATCCAGCCGGCGTGGGTTTCCGACCACTTGTGCTGGAGCCGCGGCAACGCGCACCAGTTGCATGACCTGCTGCCGCTGCCATACACCGAAGAAAGCCTGTACCACGTCGCCGGTCGCGTCCGGCAGGTGCAGGATGTGTTGCAGCGTCCCTTCGTGCTGGAAAACGTCTCCAGCTATGTGCGCTCCAAGGCGGATGAGTTTACCGAGTGGGAATTTCTCAACGCCCTGACCCATCTCACCGGCTGCCAGCTGCTGCTGGATGTGAATAACGTCTACGTCAGCTCACGCAATCATGGGTTCGACGCCTGGGAATTTATTCGCAACCTGCCGCCCGAAAGCATCCGCCAACTGCACTTGGCCGGGCATATGGATTACGGCGACTACGTGATCGACACGCACGACCATCCGGTATGCGATCCCGTGTGGGCGCTGTATCAGCAGACCCTGGAGCATCTTGGGCCGGTCTCGACCTTGCTGGAACGCGATGACCATTTCCCGCCGTTCCAGGAGTTGCTCGACGAGCTGAGCAAGGCCCGTGAACTGGGCGCGAGCGCGTTGGACAGGAGAGCGTTATGCGCCTGA